In the Candidatus Methylomirabilota bacterium genome, one interval contains:
- a CDS encoding PIN domain-containing protein: protein MKPRIYTDTSVLGGCEDDDFREPSRRLLEAFVGGELTLVLSELTLRELETAPEGVRIVVGRVPQAYIQLLSLSPEAEELAAAYIKDGAIGPRMRADALHIALATVARVDVLVSWNFKHIVNLKRIHAYNAVNLKKGYPLLEIRTPREVPGDE, encoded by the coding sequence ATGAAGCCTCGGATCTACACGGACACCTCCGTGCTGGGCGGCTGCGAAGACGACGACTTCCGCGAGCCCTCTCGCCGTTTGCTTGAGGCATTCGTGGGTGGAGAGCTGACTCTTGTGCTGTCCGAGCTCACTTTGCGCGAACTTGAGACCGCTCCCGAGGGGGTCAGGATAGTCGTCGGGCGAGTGCCGCAGGCGTACATCCAGCTCCTCTCGCTGTCCCCAGAGGCGGAGGAGCTCGCGGCAGCCTACATCAAGGACGGAGCTATCGGCCCACGCATGCGAGCGGATGCCCTGCACATCGCCCTCGCCACCGTGGCTCGAGTGGACGTCCTCGTCAGTTGGAACTTCAAGCACATCGTCAACCTGAAGCGAATCCATGCGTACAACGCCGTCAACCTCAAGAAAGGATATCCTCTCCTTGAGATTCGAAC